The DNA sequence taagcAAAAGAAAACAGAAGGGAAAATTTTGTATTAGTAGTAGTATTTTAGTAGAGCAGCCGCAGCCGTGGTAAAAGGCCTAACAAGTGGTTGGTCATTATAGTCAGAATCAAAAAGCGAGGTGACTGTGCTGCCTTAAAGCAACTGATGTTCGATTCTTGAATTTATCAATAACTTTCAGTGCCCTTGCCATTATTCAATTCAAAACACCACGTTCACctttaaagaaagagaaattagTCATCATGATTCACTTGtacatagtaaaaaaaaaattggtggCCATGCTTATTGAGATTACACATGCATTGCTATCTACATATATAATCCGAGAAAATCAAATAGCTCCAACGACACCAACATTTGAAAACCACATCTACTACCAACGTAAGATTGTTTCTTGCGGAGAATTTGGGGCCTTTACATTGTAGACGTCAAGAGACCAATCCAAATGATAACTCATTTTAACTGCAATTATAAGAGGGTAGAGAAATTTGTCAATTCACCCAAGTATAGCACTTAACTGACTATATAAATGGCAGTACTGGAAGTTGGTGAATAACGATATTTCACCTACATCGTCACCATCAGATTTCACATTCCAAAATCTGCACATACTCCCCACAATAAGAAGAAAGAATACCACAGAACGTTACAAAAGAAGAATAGCCACCATAGCAAAGTTGCAGTGTGTGCCGAACAAACTTTGAGTTTGATGATTGTTTCTGTTTTCATTTCGTCTTAATCGTATTAAAATAACTAAGCTACTAagtcaaaatattttaaacttcaAAGAAAACTaagaaatcaaataaatttaaaccaTCAAACTCAACCTTTTCAATATTCATCAAAAGGAACTTagattaaaaataatgaatcaaatttattttgatttcaatCAGTActttcaatatatataaagaattagAGAgtctacttttaaaaaaattgggcAAGTATTATAAGTTTCCCAGCTTTCGGCTAGCCAGAAAAGCAACTCCGTACTCTTTCCGCCATATTCTCCTCCGTATGTTGCCATGGGTCGCAGCGTAGAAACCAACAAAACTAGCACGCATTTCAAAGAGCCCAATCACGAAGAAAGTTTCTTTTCATTGAAACATAAAAGCAAACAAAAAATGGAGTTAAAATCCGAATCGTTATTTGTCACCAATTTATTATCTACATCCATCAATCCCCGTAAAAAAGGGCTTCCAATTTCCAACTCCCAGAGCAGGTTAACAacataaactaaaattaaaatcattaacAAAACAACAACACGTGTTCCCATTATTGTTCATCATCGTCGTCTTCGCCGGACTCGTGATGTTTAACCTTCGCAAAACCTATCCCACGCGCCGCCGCCGCGTTTGGCGTCTCAACTACAGTCGCTGATGACATCTCCATTTGGCAAACCCTAATAGCACCGATTAGTTTCTCAGGCAACTCATCCTCCGCTTGCGCCTCCACCACAAACCCCATATCAATAGTAACGCTTGTCACGTATCCCAATGCAAGGTGCAAAATAGCAGTGGCGATCTTCGAGCTCGCTATATCCACATCAATCTCCAAATAATTGGCTCCTCTATGATAATTACAGGTTAAGGCTTTACCTAATAAACACGCACTATAATTTCCCACAGCTTTCTTCACGATCCACGGTCCTTTCACGATCCGGTTCACGATCTTGAACCGCTGGTTCCTAAAAGAGTCATCTCCGTTGATGAACCGATATAATAGCGAACCGGGAGGGATAGGATCCTCTGTTGCGAAGTAAAACACAGCACTGTGATGGTCCTTACCGGGAACTTGGAGGTTAACGGCGAAGATGAAACTTTTCAAGGAAGTTCCTTGTGAATGAGCCTTCCTGAGAGCCATGGACACACGGTTGTCAGGGCGAGCGAGTACGTTATCGAGCTTAGTGGTGGACTTGAGCCAGTCCATGCCGGCAGGGGAGAGTAAATAATCGCCGGAGGGGGATTTCTGTCGTTTAGTAAAATAGTTTTTAGCTCGCAAATAGAAAAGGTCGCCTGGAGGCGAAGCCCAGCCGTTGGTTCCATCGTCGAGGTTAACGCGGCGCAGGGATCCACCGTCGATTGCCTCGGAAATCCAAGCAGTGGATGAGGAGGTTGTGATGGTGGTAGGGACGCTGGAATTGGACCTGGAGGTGGTAGATTCAGGGGCGGAAGTCCGGTGTTTTTGCTTGGTAGGGCACATGTTGATCTAGTTTTGTGAATCTGTAGTCTTCGGAATCTCCGTGTGAGTTGAGAGTGAGGGTTCTGGCTATCCTAATAAGaggaagaaaaaagagaaagtgTGCCCTTGTGCTTCTAGGAAACTACCAAAGAGCCCTGCAGCATCTCGCCAGCttttatttattactttataattattattattatgattatttgTCCATGTTAAGCATAATCGACGCATATAATTAGAAGTCAACTGTCTGACTCATCAATTTCGACTGCTGAGACTGCACATGTTCATGATTATTGCGTTTTTCTCGTCTAGCCTAATGACAAAAATTATTTGGAGAGTTTAATCAGTTAAGAGATGCTAGAATAgaatagttttaaatttatgtttcaattaaaattagataagtataaaatatttccaataatttttttatttaacttctATAATATGAATAAcgatttttatcattaataaatttgaaataaattttaaatgtgcATAATTATATATTGTTAAAAAATCATGCGataaatatcatataatttaattatacacAATCATCTAGgcatttttcaaattttctttAATAGCGTTaaagttactttttttttttttttttttaaatcaatgcGTTAAAGTTACTTTAAGCACTATTAGAGTACAAATTGAAatctcaattaaaatttaatcaaataaaaagaaaaatctataatttcattatttaattcattaaataatttttaaaaataataattatcaaattaaaactaTGCAAAGTGTTattataaacattttaattgCATAATATGAAAGATGTGGCGCAAAAGTTACCAAAGATTTACTAATATATACTCCCAATTactcttttttaaattaaaatttttataaaaatttaatttaatttatttattttatatcaataaaatttttgacaTGTGATCTACtccatatttaaatttaaactaatgaattttattatatatatacaaacattcttgtaatacccggctcgttcagacatcggaattcttaccgtccggtggaattcgaggttgtcggagccttccctaagggtaaaacaaaggtttttaagatgtttttaagtggtTTAATGGTTTTATGTTAGAAAGgatatgagttttgaagagaaaagactaaggaggcaaaatgcaggttcggccgccgaagataatgttcggccgccgaaagtgccttaggtttggcttccgaactccaagttaggccgccgaacgttgcatggtttcgcatgcaggttaggctgccgaaggagggGCGGttgaccacctataaagggcttcTTGCTCTGGAAAAAGAGgaggtttctctctcttttgggctaaggtgagttcatgctttccttgggttgatttcatggtttctcttcaaatctttcaaggttttcatgagttttctccttgaattcaagagttgtgagcttggagcaaggaggtggagcttggagacttttggagcttggatctccatatcttcaagtttgggatcacaccagcctttgttcttcaagaggtatgtgttgatccttatgttttctgatgtgttaagcaagttttatggagggagaagggagttatgcatgagtttttgcatgagttgtgcatgtgagggtttagggaccctttgtgcctttgtatgttgtttgagttgtttttggggttttgagcTTGTTCTAAGCCCCTATGTGTTAgtagaagtgtttatgcatgttgagtgagttttgggggaagttgagtatgaggtgagcgaggttctgcctaactggagaacccagcttcggccgccgaaagagggttcggccgccgaacgtgatgaggaggtggtttcggctgcctacctgcccccgaaggattagactttcggctctgttagggggattcggccgccgaaggtgccgccgaaggaaggagactttcgtctctggagtgtggtttggcccccgaaccatgcccccgaaagggttcggccgccgaaagaggagattcggccgccgaaagtatgtgagtttcggctctgttcaggacattcggccgccgaacctgccgccgaaagtgtcatgtccagccttcttttgcatgctttatgtgatggttttcagaggttcagaggggtttataggggattgtttaagagtgattctgagtatgtttgacacctcattcgagtccatttgcttcaggattggacccgagagatcgaggaggtcatcagtgtTAGAggtttcagagtcagtacagttctgccagaggagcagaggtgagtggaacagaactttattttaaaagttaagaactgttttagcatgattcatgcatcatgaatgccatgtttatgtaggatgctttgcattagtattcatcaagttgatgcattgcattattacttgtatatgtggattggaccgaggcgatctcaatagcccataagtctggcattattgtatgtcctgtgtgagctcctttggggccgggcatttaccttggatgagtcctgtgagagcccttatagggtcgggcaccatgagtagtgagtgaaagacctgtgtgagctcctttgggagccgggcactgacagagggagttttgggatcatgtccaatccgagatgtgaaatgtttgtgcagtgatgcatcatatgatagcatgttttaaatgtttttatggtttccgctcactgggctttagcagctcatccctctccctaaccccatttttcagggcctcagagaagagaaagagaaagaaaaagcaaGGGTAAACGCATATGtactagtatagaatagtggacatgataatgatgtacagtacagagtttatgtaatgtatagaaatgatgtaaaagcAAGTTATATAGAGTattagagtattgtgcttgaccctagtgtatgtttatccctttgcacatgatcattgtatgtttgagataatgtatgatgagctaggcttggtgcatggtagtatttctatctctgtagttactgtatggtaccatagcaggtatcactcttcgagtgcatacagacagagcatgcatagtccaggcttagttgatgagaaaagtttcaagaaaagaaaagatagtcaagcaaagaaagaaaaaagaaaataatagagaagagtaagtaacagttttaagtttaagtgtgatcatgtatgggatttatcaggtacacagagtttacaggtggcttactacgggtcccggcggccttaagccgatctggatcctagtgccggtgatggtccggtaagcgggctgttacagattggtatcagagcatagggcctctagagtacggtgtgctgagctaagatgctcagggattagagagatctcacatcggaaagaggttgtcgtagagggcaagcacaataagataagatcatgtccactaggataggatgttgagtcctgtcttgatgatgtgtatgccatgtttatatgcatgtgcattttatGATATGTTGTGGATGTATATGGGtagatcctctagccctcagtatgcaTGAGATGAGATGTATGAGATAGAGCAGACCAGGTGTGGCTCAGTCGccactggcacagagtaagagcagTTCAGGCGAGACTATagtgcccctggcatagttagaCATAATGATGatatggatatgtagagggctattggtgaccagTTCATCCATGAGATGAGATGCTTTGCATGTGTATGGGGTTCATGTGTTATCACATGGATCATATCATGATGATATGCccatatgatgttatgtttatgtggtGCCATGGTTGAGGTGGACTCGTGTGTAACTGCATGGGCCAGGTGCTACTATGGTTTCTGTGTGTGTGCTCTTTTTTCCGCAGGCAGAATGAGAGGTACTCGTTGATCCATGAGATTGACAGGAGTTTCTCTTGAGAGGAAAGGTATAGATACTTTCCCCTTGTTCTGCCAAGAGTGCAATAGTGTAGCATCAGCCGAGAGGGTACATCAAAGGACCTAGGAGGTCTTTGATGCAGTCAGAGGTAGACTGGACCCGAGAGGATGTCAGTTGATGAGCGAGGTTAGCAGAGatagatgttcagagaagagatagtagctaGAGGTTAGTGTGCCAGAGAGGGCACTGAGAGAGTTGCTAGGAGATGCTATGGTCTCGGGTTTTATAACCCCAGGTATagtgagagtgatctctcatctctaagTGCAACCcctaagagaagagaagagtaagagtaaGAGTAAaggaagagtaagagaagagcaagaagagtaagaaaagTAAGAGCaggaaaggaagagaagaaaaagaagagtaagttcaGGAGAGGTTagagtccggtctgggattagaccagtagtcgaggcagaggaagggggTCAGCCTCTTATCCCTCAGGTTTCCatagagaaggtccgtcagcttcggCTAGGATCTTCACCCaggctcaacaggaggcagtcgcatcaaacacagtggtgccaggtatgctcactctAGAGTGTTTTGATGggcatgtttttgtgaaccctattgTTTTTCTACTCCTGTTGCTGTGAGAGCCAgataggatgggtttgatgacttctaggcttagagtTAGAGTTACCTCTTTGGGTTAGccgacccgagtatgatccatcagaGGCGGGGCATGTAGAGAgtggatgccttccagctgaccttttgGTTCTAGATTGGACTGTTAGATGTCATTCTAGTGATGGAGTGGCTAGCTACTCGTAGTGCTACCGGGTCAGTAGAGCCAAGGTAGTTAGGCTCACAGTTTAGGATGGATTAGAGGTAGTCCCTAGGAGGGACAGAGTAgattgcctagaggtttgatgtcagccctacaggctcagagtttgctcaggagaggtcgtTAGAGGGTGCTAGCTCCTGTGAGAGAGTTTAGTCGttgggttagggaaccagcctctgtGTCTGTTGGAGAGAGTTCTTCGACGAttgcccagacgagctgtcaggtttatcatctgtcagggagatagagtacGGAGTAGGAATGGTGTTTGGATTCAGacccatttctttccttccctacaggatggcacctgcagagttgagaGCGTAGTAGAGAGCCGTTGtgagacttggtagataagggttttatccgacctagtacctcaccctggagtgttccagaaTGGttatgggaaacgaaggatggatccttgcgcCTTGTAGCGACTGAAAGCAGTtggacaaggtcactaccagggACAGGTATTCCCATCCAGGATTGACGATCTATtggatcagctagcaggagctggtcgtGTTTcctagatagatctgagatccgggtactacctgtagCGAGTTCAAGTTAGTATTAGTTAGTCGTGAGAAGTCAGAAGAGGAGCAGCTAGTTTAGTacagatgaagagagaagggcaaggCTCAGAGTGTGCAGCGAAAGCTGTTGCTGTGTAAGAGACGTTGTGGTAgtactggaggtgtctcctagagAGGGGGAGATCTCCGGAGATCTCACCTGCTTAGCGCAGTTTGAGCAGTAAAGGATCGGGAATTTCTGATGGTTCTCAGTTGTGTTTACTGTGCttgggagaccgagagtttttACTCCAAGTAGACCTATGTCTCTTTTATgtgttaatgttatgctatggttatgtatgtttgagatAGAAcaagaacattcggggacgaatgtttttgtaaggggggtagattgtaatacccggctcgttcagacatcggaattcttaccgtccggtggaattcgaggttgtcggagccttccctaagggtaaaacaaaggtttttaagatgtttttaagtggtTTAATGGTTTTATGTTAGAAAGgatatgagttttgaagagaaaagactaaggaggcaaaatgcaggttcggccgccgaagataatgttcggccgccgaaagtgccttaggtttggcttccgaactccaagttaggccgccgaacgttgcatggtttcgcatgcaggttaggctgccgaaggagggGCGGttgaccacctataaagggcttcTTGCTCTGGAAAAAGAGgaggtttctctctcttttgagctaaggtgagttcatgctttccttgggttgatttcatggtttctcttcaaatctttcaaggttttcatgagttttctccttgaattcaagagttgtgagcttggagcaaggaggtggagcttggagacttttggagcttggatctccatatcttcaagtttgggatcacaccagcctttgttcttcaagaggtatgtgttgatccttatgttttctgatgtgttaagcaagttttatggagggagaagggagttatgcatgagtttttgcatgagttgtgcatgtgagggtttagggaccctttgtgcctttgtatgttgtttgagttgtttttggggttttgagcTTGTTCTAAGCCCCTATGTGTTAgtagaagtgtttatgcatgttgagtgagttttgggggaagttgagtatgaggtga is a window from the Manihot esculenta cultivar AM560-2 chromosome 16, M.esculenta_v8, whole genome shotgun sequence genome containing:
- the LOC110603054 gene encoding protein ENHANCED DISEASE RESISTANCE 2-like translates to MCPTKQKHRTSAPESTTSRSNSSVPTTITTSSSTAWISEAIDGGSLRRVNLDDGTNGWASPPGDLFYLRAKNYFTKRQKSPSGDYLLSPAGMDWLKSTTKLDNVLARPDNRVSMALRKAHSQGTSLKSFIFAVNLQVPGKDHHSAVFYFATEDPIPPGSLLYRFINGDDSFRNQRFKIVNRIVKGPWIVKKAVGNYSACLLGKALTCNYHRGANYLEIDVDIASSKIATAILHLALGYVTSVTIDMGFVVEAQAEDELPEKLIGAIRVCQMEMSSATVVETPNAAAARGIGFAKVKHHESGEDDDDEQ